One Nitrosopumilus piranensis genomic region harbors:
- a CDS encoding pantoate kinase produces MEGVAFCPAHITGFFKAHLDNKQKDLENLGSMGAGFSIKQGVTTRVKIDEKNNHNSNFRITTKGYQSDKTDVSEFVLNEFLKTGNFEDKFFNIEHEISIPVGYGLGSSSAVALSLSFALDQALDTKLDKNTIGKIAHNAEVNCKTGLGDVLASFHGGFEIRVKPGAPGIGTVKKISTEKISIIMICFSPISTNKFIKERLSQINGLGGKMVNRLLESKDYEHFQDMSLEFAEYVDVMTPRMQKIVDELTQNNIKCGIALFGETVFSMIPQKDENKVLEILQEYSDGVIIKSELDDIGARVLNN; encoded by the coding sequence ATGGAGGGAGTAGCATTTTGTCCTGCACACATTACAGGTTTCTTCAAGGCTCATTTAGATAATAAGCAAAAAGATTTAGAAAATCTAGGCTCAATGGGAGCAGGTTTCTCAATAAAACAAGGAGTTACAACTAGAGTAAAGATTGATGAGAAAAATAATCATAATTCAAACTTTAGAATTACAACAAAAGGTTATCAATCTGATAAGACAGACGTTTCAGAATTTGTACTAAATGAATTTCTAAAAACTGGAAATTTTGAAGACAAGTTTTTTAATATTGAACATGAGATTTCAATTCCAGTAGGATACGGTCTAGGTTCTAGCAGTGCTGTTGCATTATCATTATCATTTGCATTAGATCAAGCTCTTGATACAAAGTTAGATAAAAACACAATTGGAAAAATTGCGCATAATGCAGAAGTTAATTGTAAAACTGGATTAGGTGATGTCTTAGCATCATTTCATGGAGGATTTGAAATTCGTGTAAAGCCAGGTGCACCAGGAATTGGAACAGTTAAAAAAATTTCTACAGAAAAAATTTCAATCATTATGATTTGCTTTTCACCAATATCAACAAACAAATTCATCAAAGAGAGATTATCTCAAATTAATGGTCTAGGCGGAAAAATGGTTAACAGATTACTAGAATCAAAAGATTATGAACATTTTCAAGATATGTCTTTAGAATTTGCAGAATATGTAGATGTAATGACACCTAGAATGCAAAAAATAGTTGATGAATTAACTCAAAACAATATCAAATGTGGAATTGCACTTTTTGGTGAGACAGTTTTTTCAATGATTCCACAAAAAGATGAAAATAAAGTTTTAGAAATTTTACAAGAATATTCTGATGGAGTAATAATAAAATCAGAATTAGATGATATTGGAGCAAGAGTTCTTAATAATTAA